TTTGAGGAGACGGGAGCCAGGGTGGGAGGGTCCACAGGGCATGACCAGCCAGGGGCCCTGTGGAGACAGCCTGCAGAGGCACCCCGTGGAGGTGAGAGGGTGAGGATGCACCGCGCACACTCTCGTTTCCACTCCCTCCTTCGCAGGGTGGTGTCTCAGCTCCTGGCTGAGCTGGATGGGCTTCACAGCACCCAGGATGTGTTTGTGATCGGAGCCACCAACAGACCAGACCTGCTGGACCCTGCCCTCCTGAGGCCCGGCAGGTGTGTGCCCCATCCCTCTCAcctccaccaggcccctctggaCTTGCCCCTTGAACCCTATCTGTGCCTCTCCACCCTCATGCTGGGCTCCTTGACACCCACCTATCTCCCTAAAGGTTTGACAAGCTGGTGTTTGTGGGAGTGAATGAGGACCGCGCCTCCCAGCTCCGTGTTCTGAGTGCCATCACACGCAAGTACGCCCCATTAGAGGGAGGGTCCCCCCAGGGGCTTGGGCCTTGGGATGGTTAGGAGATGAGTGCCAAGTCCACAATAAGCTGGTCAGGGATGCCTTCCAGTGGAGTCAGGGAAGCTAGTAAGACTCTTTCCTGTGTACCTACAACAGGTTCAGGCTGGAGCCCTCTGTGAGCCTGGTGGACGTCCTAGACCACTGCCCGCCCCAGCTGACGGGCGCGGACCTCTACTCCCTGTGCTCCGACGCCATGACGGCTGCCCTCAAACGCCGAGTTCGGGACCTGGAGGAAGGTGCGCCGCTCCCCAGGCCCAGAGGTCCACCAGAAACTAGTGGGCACCAGGCCTGGTTCTGGATTTCAGAGGAGGGTCTCTTGACCCCCTGGGAGACTCTAGGCAAGAAGGTGCCTACCCGGGGCGCTCCCCTGCTCAGGCAGAGGCCACAGCCTCCTCTTGTCACCCCTAGGCCTGGAGCCCGGGAGCTCGGCCCTGCTGCTCACCATGGAGGACCTGCTGCAGGCCGCGGCCCGGCTGCAGCCCTCGGTCAGCGAGCAGGAGTTGCTCCGGTACAAGCGCATCCAACGCAAGTTTGCCGCCTGCTAGGAGCCCCCTGCAGCCTGGGACCTGCCCACAGGGGCTCACGGAGACCTGGGAGACCAAAAGCCAACGCCCGCCCACCTGAATGCTGCCTACCTCCGGGCGACCCCCTGGTGCTAAGTGCCATCAGGAGCCCCAGGAGAGCTCAGGACACACCCTCTTTGGACCTGACTGCCTTCCAGGCCGTCTCCAACCCTCAGGCCCCTCTGCTCAGGAGGAGCGGTCTGGTCCTGAGGTAAGCCCCTGTGGGAAgcgtggaagtcactcagttgtgtccgactctttgcgaccccatggactgtagcctgcggggcttctctgtccatggaattctccaggtaagaatactggagtgggtagccgttcctttctccaggggatcttcccaacccaggtatcaaaacccaaatctcccgcattgtaggcggattcttctccatctgagccaccaggaaagccccaggtgGGTCTGAAAATAAAGTGTATGCTGCCCCCTGCTGGAGTTGCGGTCGGTGTGGGGACGAGCAAGGCTGTGGAGGCGCAACCCCCGAGAGCCTCATCCTTCTGACATGAACACAAGGGGAACAGGACCTGAAAAGGCACAGACTGTATTGTTCAGCCTTCCGTCCTCCTGAGCGCAGCGGAAGtctgcccctccccacacccccaggaTCCGCACTGTAGGGGCCGCACCGTGCAGCCACCGGTCCCCTCCTCCCCAGACGGAGCCTGGCAGCGCCGGGGCAGAGGGTGGGAGCCGAGGCCTCGCTCAGGCCGTCTTCTTGAGCACGTGGATGAAATAGCAGGGAACGTAGGCCTGGCCCGGCTTGTAAGGTTTGAAGTCACCCAGGACGGTGTGCTGGCACTTGCCCCCAAAGGCTGTTCGAAGCAACTCCGTAAAGGATGCCAGGCAGTGAGGGTAGTAGGAGAGCCGGAACTTACTGCAACAGAGCCCCGGACCCGCCGTGAGGACTGGTGGTCTtggcacccccccaccccccctcccccgccacctcGCCAAGTCAGTACCTCAAGCCAGGAGAGCCGCTCTGGCCAGTCCCCGGCACCTGCAGCGTGTAATCCAGGGTCACCATGTGGGCCTTGTTGTTCACGGTCAGCACTGACGTCGTGACGTCCTTGGTCAGGTCACTCTGCAGGCAGTGTTGCCAGCTGTGTCAACCTCTGCAACTACTGTGAGGCCAGGACCCTGGGACCACACCTCCTGCCCTGGGCCTGCCCTCCCCAGGGGGCCCCACCTTATAGTAGATGTTTTTTCCTGGGGGTGCACACCCCGTGCGGAGGATGTGGTCGTAGTTGCGATGATCAATGACCAGCACGCCCCCCGACCGCACCATGCTTGCGATGTTCCTCAGGGCCAGCCGGTGCTCACTCTGGTCTCCTGAACCAGGCGGGGACAGAGAGGCTGCGTCTGCTCAGGGCCCCCAGCGCCAGTCTCCCTCCTGTCTTTCTACTCTGGAAAGGGTATAGTTCAAAGCAGGTTCCACTCCCCAGGCTACACCCTCTCTCACCTTTGCAGTCTGGCAAGTGGGCAAAACTGTTTCCAAGGCAGATGACAGCATCGAAGCCACCCCCTGGTGGTTGGGGCACGTCTTTGTCCAGAGTCATCCAGTTAGCTTCTTCAATGACTGGGGGCCAGGGAGGGGAAGTGGGATCAGGGTGGCACCCACCTCCACCAAGGGCagtcctgcctcagtttccccttcaaGACACACAAAGGGACTCCCCATCCAGTCAGGGAAGGGGATCATTATGGACGTGGAGGGTGAAGGGAACGAGGGGCCCAGGGAGGAGGAAACCATGGTTGGGAAGGAGGGCTCTGTGCTTATGGGTTTTTATTTGGGGGGACAGGACACTGCCCACGGTCCAGAACAAGCCCACTGtccaagatgggcttccctggtggctcagttggtaaaaaaatctgccagcaatgtgggagacctgggttcgatcccagggttgggaagatcccctggagaagggaatggctacccactccagtattctggcctggagaattccatggactgtatagtccatggggtcgcaaacagtcgaacacgaactgagcgactttcacaggacactataaaaataattaaaactagcCGCTCATTCTCAGTACCTCATTCTGGTGTGTAAGCCTCCCTTTTCAGGGAAATGACAGTGATTTCCTCCTTTGAGGAAAACAGCTCCCCACCACAATTGATAAAGGAGCCCAGGGTAGAGAGAACTGAGGGCACCTGGCCAGACCCACGTACCCCACTTGTCAAAGGCAGGGTCGTGCCTCCGGTTCCAGCGCTCCTTGAGAGCATACTTCAGCATCTTGTCACTGGCATCCACGCTTGTCACGTTGAAGCCCTCTTCCACCAGCATGATGGAGTCCACCCTGGGCAGGACCAGGAATGACAGTCAGAGAGGGGCAGTCAGGGAGGCCTAGAGAGGCAAAGAGGAGGCCCTGCGCTGAACACTCCTGTCTCCTCCACTCTTCAGAGTCCACCCCTGTTTCCTGTCCCCAGGCTCTCTCCGCTAACCTCAAGTGACCTGGCACCAAGTCAGGTATTGTACAAATGGGCGTTAATCCTTATGgcaatccagggacttccctggtgattctgtggctaagactctgcagtcccaatgcagggggcccaggttggatccctggtagggaaactaagatcccacatactgcaacaagagaagtctgtGCCCCAAAATGAAGACTCGGTACagcaaaaataagtaattaaaactcACGGCAATCCAGTAAGGTAGGTTGTGTTATCCCTATTTGAGAGGTGGGGCAAACTGAAGCTCCTGCAAGTTAAGTAACTTGAGCACAGGAGATAGTGTAGCatagtggatttttttctttttgtttttggcagTCCCGTGAGGCTcgcaggatctcagttctcccACCAGCTATTGAACCCTGGGGCCCTGGACAGTGAAAcctcagaatcctaaccactaagccaccagggaactgccAGATGGTGGTTCAGAGCACAAGCCAGACCTTAACCAACCGGGGTCCACATCTTCATTCCACCTTTACCTCTCTGAGGCCAAATTTCTGCAACCATAAATAGCTATCACTactcttgtagctcagtcggtaaagaatctgcctgcagtgcaggagacccgggttcaggcccggggttgggaagatcccctggagaaggaaatggcaacccactccagtatccttggcctggaaaatatcatggacagaggagcctggtgggctgcagtccatggggtcgcaaagagtcgggcacgactgagcaacgaacacacacacacacttatgaggttttgaaaggattttaaaaactgatgtgtCAGAAATACCTGGCACAAGGCTTTGGCAGAGGCACATCACGATGAACAAGTGTTAAGTGTGAACGCTGCCGCTGGAGCGGGATTCGACCTTATGTGAGGCTAGCCCCAAA
This genomic window from Bos mutus isolate GX-2022 chromosome 23, NWIPB_WYAK_1.1, whole genome shotgun sequence contains:
- the GNMT gene encoding glycine N-methyltransferase, whose product is MRSRSRWPRRQGQARRRMVDSVYRTRSLGVAAEGLPDQYADGEAARVWQLYIGDTSSRTAEYKAWLLALLRQHGCQRVLDVACGTGVDSIMLVEEGFNVTSVDASDKMLKYALKERWNRRHDPAFDKWVIEEANWMTLDKDVPQPPGGGFDAVICLGNSFAHLPDCKGDQSEHRLALRNIASMVRSGGVLVIDHRNYDHILRTGCAPPGKNIYYKSDLTKDVTTSVLTVNNKAHMVTLDYTLQVPGTGQSGSPGLSKFRLSYYPHCLASFTELLRTAFGGKCQHTVLGDFKPYKPGQAYVPCYFIHVLKKTA